A genomic stretch from Psychrilyobacter piezotolerans includes:
- a CDS encoding LysR family transcriptional regulator, translating into MDLHYLRIFYEVAKECSFTKAAHNLYINQSAVSIQVKKFEELLGTKLFDRSSKKIKLTYSGEVLYKMSEDIFQKVKRVEKEMARIVEVDRARISIGATTVIGEPLLPKLMKEFSKIYQEIEYDVVIASKKEILEKLRDGDIDVAIIDETHITDVNLEIIDVGKFPLCLVSARDYRDIKEVADTPLIVRKQILKHNEAVTAIENNHEIEFKTKIPISGSLSVIKSFVREGVGNVVLPFYTVYDEVKSGEFKVIEKVSEVSDGYQIAITKDKRSLLEIIKFINFTKNFKII; encoded by the coding sequence TTGGATTTACATTATTTAAGAATATTTTATGAAGTTGCCAAAGAGTGTAGTTTTACAAAAGCGGCACATAATTTATACATAAATCAATCGGCAGTTTCTATACAGGTAAAAAAGTTTGAAGAATTGCTGGGAACTAAGTTGTTTGACAGAAGTTCAAAAAAGATAAAATTAACTTATTCGGGAGAAGTTTTGTATAAGATGAGTGAGGATATCTTCCAGAAAGTTAAAAGGGTAGAGAAAGAAATGGCAAGAATAGTAGAAGTAGACAGAGCCAGGATAAGTATTGGTGCTACCACTGTTATAGGAGAACCATTGCTGCCAAAATTGATGAAGGAATTTTCTAAGATATATCAGGAAATAGAATATGATGTTGTGATAGCCTCAAAAAAGGAAATTTTGGAAAAATTAAGAGACGGAGATATAGATGTAGCTATCATCGATGAAACTCATATAACAGATGTAAATTTAGAAATTATAGATGTAGGGAAGTTCCCGCTGTGTTTGGTCAGTGCAAGGGATTATAGGGATATCAAGGAAGTTGCTGACACTCCCCTTATTGTACGTAAACAAATATTAAAACATAATGAGGCGGTAACAGCCATAGAAAATAACCATGAAATAGAATTTAAAACTAAAATTCCAATTAGTGGAAGTTTAAGTGTGATCAAGTCTTTCGTCAGAGAAGGAGTAGGAAATGTAGTACTGCCTTTTTATACGGTTTATGATGAGGTTAAATCAGGGGAATTTAAGGTTATCGAAAAGGTAAGTGAAGTATCAGATGGATATCAAATAGCTATCACAAAGGATAAAAGAAGCTTACTGGAAATAATTAAATTTATAAATTTCACGAAAAATTTTAAAATTATATAA
- the gmhA gene encoding D-sedoheptulose 7-phosphate isomerase, whose protein sequence is MNLIESYEIELNLLKDFIEKEKEEKLTEKVAEKLTEAFENKKKVLICGNGGSNCDALHFAEEFTGRFRGNRRALPAISLSDSSHITCVGNDFGFDEIFSRGVEAYGMKGDFFIGLSTSGNSANVIRAVEEAKKMGMTTCVLLGKDGGKLKGMCDYEFIIPGETSDRIQEIHMMILHIIIEGVERIMFPELY, encoded by the coding sequence ATGAATTTAATTGAATCATATGAGATAGAATTAAATCTATTGAAAGATTTTATAGAGAAGGAAAAAGAAGAAAAACTGACAGAGAAGGTAGCTGAAAAACTGACAGAAGCCTTTGAAAATAAAAAGAAGGTGCTTATCTGTGGAAATGGTGGGAGTAACTGTGATGCCCTTCATTTTGCAGAGGAATTTACAGGAAGATTCAGGGGAAACAGGAGAGCACTGCCTGCCATCTCACTTTCAGATTCATCTCACATTACCTGTGTGGGAAATGATTTTGGTTTCGATGAGATATTTTCAAGGGGTGTAGAAGCTTATGGCATGAAGGGAGATTTCTTTATCGGATTATCTACCAGTGGAAACTCTGCCAATGTAATAAGAGCGGTGGAAGAAGCCAAAAAAATGGGGATGACTACCTGTGTGCTCCTTGGAAAAGACGGAGGAAAGTTAAAGGGAATGTGTGACTATGAATTTATCATTCCGGGGGAAACTTCAGATAGGATACAGGAGATCCATATGATGATCCTACACATTATCATAGAGGGTGTAGAAAGAATAATGTTTCCTGAGTTATATTAA
- the rapZ gene encoding RNase adapter RapZ, whose translation MEILIITGMSGAGKSTALNYFEDRGYMTIDNMPCFFIDGFKLSVYKERIKKIAIGMDIRSFESTDEFLELLESLKGKGVSYRILYLDAKDEVILNRYNLTRRYHPLEKSNSMIENISLERRMLSEIRELADIIIDTSDFTPKKMIENLKVRLEDEKIRDLVLTITTFGFKYGAPIDLDMMFDTRSLRNPYYVDELRPKNGNDSVVQEYVMNGSGSKEYLKKIEEMLEFLLPHFIKEGKTHLTVGIGCSGGKHRSVTIARKLYEYFSQKENIKVLLNHREQEKWNL comes from the coding sequence GTGGAAATATTAATTATAACGGGGATGAGTGGTGCCGGAAAGTCAACAGCACTTAATTATTTTGAAGACCGGGGGTATATGACCATAGATAATATGCCGTGTTTTTTTATAGATGGATTTAAGCTGTCTGTATATAAAGAAAGGATAAAAAAAATCGCCATAGGGATGGATATAAGGTCCTTTGAAAGTACAGATGAATTTTTAGAACTATTAGAGAGCCTGAAAGGGAAGGGGGTTTCTTACAGGATCCTTTACTTGGATGCCAAGGATGAAGTGATTTTAAACAGGTATAACCTGACCAGAAGATACCACCCCTTGGAAAAATCCAATTCTATGATTGAAAATATCTCTTTAGAGAGAAGGATGTTGTCCGAAATAAGGGAATTAGCGGATATAATAATAGACACCAGTGATTTTACCCCGAAAAAAATGATTGAAAATTTAAAGGTAAGATTGGAAGATGAAAAGATAAGGGATCTGGTATTAACCATAACTACATTTGGATTTAAATATGGAGCACCTATAGATTTGGATATGATGTTTGATACAAGATCACTGCGGAATCCGTATTATGTAGATGAACTGCGGCCTAAAAATGGAAATGATAGTGTGGTTCAGGAATATGTAATGAATGGAAGTGGAAGTAAAGAATACCTGAAGAAGATAGAGGAGATGCTGGAGTTTTTGCTGCCCCACTTTATAAAAGAAGGGAAGACCCATTTAACTGTAGGAATAGGATGCAGCGGGGGAAAACACAGATCGGTGACTATAGCCAGGAAACTTTATGAATATTTTAGTCAAAAGGAAAATATTAAGGTATTATTAAATCATAGGGAGCAGGAGAAATGGAACCTTTAA
- the uvrC gene encoding excinuclease ABC subunit UvrC, which translates to MEPLIDKYEIPDLPGVYLMRGKKEVIYIGKAKNLKKRVSSYFKKIHTDKKTMELVDHIEDLEFIVCKSELDALILENNLIKKYLPKYNILLKDQKTYPYIKISIERFPKISIIRRSRDIDVKTGDYFGPYPNGSGFLLKTLVKIFKIRDCKRDMKKTYPKPCLKYYMNRCMGPCAYKDIEVTYKESVENAKYFLKGRGDKLLKQLKEEMNRLSTSMEFEKAIQYREQITAIENSLKTQVTEVLKDIDEDVFVCRQDGDILFLTILKIRDGKIIGVNNLKVDILIEDDILVESFLRYYSNEKMPKNIILDSLFIGKKEILEGWGKSFLDINLKLYFPILKSRRKKLLEMAYLNLEEEIKKYHNQKNVLEEGMKVLYETLNLNRFPRKIECFDISNISGKDAVGAMSVAVEGRLAKKYYRKFKIKTKDTPDDYHMMREVVERRYSKLAQTDLPDLILIDGGLGQLNAVEGVFFRLRKDHLVDIISIAKREEEVFKAGETGSYIFPKNSESLKILQRLRDEAHRFGITYHRNLRKKRVISSELDEIQGIGPKRKKDLLKRFKSVKRIKEATLEELLEVVPERIARQLKKIKNNN; encoded by the coding sequence ATGGAACCTTTAATAGATAAATATGAGATTCCAGATCTTCCTGGAGTTTATTTAATGAGAGGGAAAAAAGAAGTAATCTATATAGGAAAAGCTAAAAATTTAAAAAAAAGAGTTTCCTCATACTTTAAGAAGATTCATACAGATAAAAAAACAATGGAACTGGTAGATCATATAGAAGACCTTGAATTTATAGTGTGCAAGAGTGAATTAGATGCACTTATTTTAGAAAATAATTTAATAAAAAAATATCTGCCGAAATATAATATCCTCCTAAAAGATCAAAAGACCTATCCTTATATCAAGATATCCATAGAAAGATTTCCTAAGATTTCCATTATCAGGAGGAGCAGGGATATAGATGTTAAAACTGGAGATTATTTCGGACCCTATCCAAATGGGAGTGGTTTTTTATTAAAGACCCTTGTAAAGATATTTAAAATAAGGGATTGTAAGAGGGATATGAAAAAAACTTATCCTAAACCCTGTTTAAAGTATTATATGAACCGGTGTATGGGGCCTTGTGCTTATAAAGATATAGAGGTAACATATAAAGAAAGTGTTGAAAATGCAAAATACTTTTTGAAGGGCAGGGGAGACAAACTGTTAAAACAGCTGAAAGAGGAGATGAATAGACTCAGCACCTCTATGGAGTTTGAAAAAGCCATACAGTACAGGGAACAGATTACAGCCATTGAAAATTCATTGAAAACACAGGTAACGGAAGTTTTGAAAGATATAGATGAGGATGTCTTTGTATGCAGACAGGATGGAGATATATTATTTTTGACTATATTAAAAATCCGGGATGGGAAGATCATAGGGGTAAATAACTTAAAGGTAGATATACTCATAGAAGATGATATTTTGGTCGAGAGTTTTTTGAGATATTATTCCAATGAAAAAATGCCTAAAAATATAATCTTAGACAGTTTGTTCATAGGGAAAAAAGAAATTTTAGAGGGATGGGGGAAAAGTTTCCTGGATATAAATTTAAAACTATATTTTCCTATATTGAAGAGCAGGCGGAAAAAACTCTTAGAGATGGCATATCTTAACCTGGAGGAAGAGATCAAAAAATATCATAACCAAAAAAATGTGTTGGAAGAGGGGATGAAAGTTCTCTATGAAACTTTAAATTTAAATAGATTTCCCCGGAAAATAGAATGTTTTGATATATCTAATATTTCCGGAAAGGATGCTGTAGGAGCAATGAGTGTGGCTGTGGAAGGAAGACTGGCTAAGAAGTATTATAGAAAGTTTAAAATAAAAACCAAGGACACTCCTGATGACTACCATATGATGAGAGAAGTGGTAGAAAGAAGGTATTCTAAATTAGCCCAGACAGATCTGCCCGATCTGATCCTGATAGATGGAGGATTAGGGCAGCTGAATGCAGTGGAGGGAGTTTTTTTCAGGCTGAGAAAGGATCATCTGGTGGATATAATCAGTATAGCCAAAAGGGAAGAAGAAGTGTTTAAAGCCGGGGAAACAGGCTCCTATATCTTTCCTAAAAATTCAGAATCTCTGAAGATATTACAGAGGTTAAGGGATGAGGCTCATAGATTTGGAATAACCTACCATAGAAATTTACGTAAAAAAAGGGTAATATCTAGTGAGTTAGATGAAATACAGGGGATAGGTCCAAAAAGAAAAAAGGATCTCCTAAAAAGATTTAAATCGGTAAAAAGGATAAAGGAAGCAACTTTGGAAGAATTATTAGAAGTAGTACCAGAGAGAATAGCAAGGCAGCTGAAAAAGATTAAAAACAATAACTAA
- a CDS encoding response regulator translates to MKKVLVIDDELSIRLLLREIIEDIDMEVFEAETAIVGLQMLEEMQFDLIIMDIQMPQMNGLDAMRKLRELADTPVFILTAFSHLEGVVENLGVEIQGFIEKPFDIDELAEKIKKQVEADNDGQLEKKLNLLNA, encoded by the coding sequence ATGAAAAAGGTATTGGTTATAGATGATGAATTGAGTATTAGATTGTTACTGAGAGAGATAATTGAAGACATAGATATGGAGGTCTTTGAAGCAGAGACAGCCATAGTGGGCTTACAGATGTTGGAAGAGATGCAATTTGACCTGATTATAATGGATATCCAGATGCCGCAGATGAATGGGCTGGATGCCATGAGAAAGTTAAGGGAGTTAGCAGATACTCCGGTGTTTATTTTGACTGCATTTAGTCACCTGGAGGGGGTCGTTGAAAACCTGGGAGTAGAGATCCAGGGATTTATAGAGAAACCCTTTGATATAGATGAATTAGCCGAGAAGATAAAAAAACAGGTAGAGGCTGATAACGATGGACAATTGGAAAAAAAATTAAACTTACTGAACGCCTAA